aaactaaattttttgcTTATAATTATCtactataaaaattatttttttgtttataaattaCTTTTTAGCTTAAACTTAATAGTTTCGAATTATAAACTAGTTTCATATGTTTTTCAGTTAAATATAATTACtcaaaaagattttttttcaaagtaaaacttcatatgtaatttttttttgtaaaattgataattaagaATGATTATACAAATTATGGAACAATTCTAATTATTAATCTTCATTTGatgatattttattgaataaatagTCAAATTACTACTTGAAAAATTATTCATTCTCTAAATTAagttttaaaagattttttttaatcaaattcatcatttaaaaattttaaattaattatgttaATTCTTTTGTCACTCTTATTACTAACAGTATCAAAGTGTTAATGTGGTACGTTATGTAATATCACAACACATACTTAGTAGTTCTAATtgattattaatataattaatttaagaaatgAGTTCAAATCAACCCCAAATTAAAGAACTTTAATACTTCAAGTTCTCCTCTCAATTaagttttgatttgatttactttcataaatttattatgttaataGTCAACTAAAACTTCTAAAAATGTGTTGTAGTGTCATTTAATGTACTACCTTAACAAATTTTGATACCATAAAAAAAAGTGACAAAATAACTTAgatgactaatttaaaatatttaaaaaataaatttaattaaaaaaatatttagaagaCTAAGTTAAAAAATGAGTAATTTTTTAGAGATTAATTTGAGTATTTACTCATCATTTATTTCTGCAACGTGTTAAGCGAGGGGAGGAAGAAATAAAATGTAAGTACTCAAAGAGCTAACCGCTTTCATGATTTTTCGGAAGTTGCAAGTTGCAAGTCCACACTCCTTTGACTCTGAAACACAAACCATGATGGCAACACTCTTCAGAAAACTCTGCGTTTGCAGTGAAACGGCGTCGTATAACAACCACCGACCCTCATCCGAAGCTGCTGCTTCTTCAGGTTCGTTACTGGAATCACTTCCAAGCGAGATTGTGATGCAGATCGTACGGTTATTGGGCCCAAAGCAGGCCGCACAGCTCAGCGTGGTTAACAGAAAGTGGCGATCCCTCATCTCCGATAACGAACTCTGGGCCCACTTTCTTGAGGTCCACAATCCTCAGCCATGGGATTCAGTTCTTTTCTCCGAGACTTTTCTGGCCTCTGCTTaccctcttcttcctcttccgtGAGTAACGCACCTTCCATCTTGGAACTATGGATTACAAATCGTTTTGATTATCTTTGTTTGGTGATTTTGTATGCGCTGTTTTCCTCTGCGATAGTGATATGATTCATGCTTGGTTAGAGGTCAGGAAATGAGTTATCGTATCTTCATGTTGGCGTTGAATTCTAGATATTAGTGGGAGACTGATGTATTTGATAGAATTTGTTTTGGAATATTCAGATAATTAAATAGAAAGTACGATACTAAATTCGATTTCTtgaattttttgcatttttattCGTTTGAACAATAATATGATTTCTGGAGCATTGATCTCTCTATATTTGGTATATTTTGTCAAAAGACCGAGCTGCCATTTCTtaagaaaaaagaaactaaGTGACGTAAAAGTGCTCATTTTAGTACATGATGATAAGTTTTACAAAAATACTGCGTACATACCAAAAATAGTCACCAAATTGTGTTTATATATTTGTGTTAGCACATGTGCTTATTAACTCATTTTCAAGGTGTATTTTATACTCGTTTAGTAACTACTTTTTGTGTACTATGGTtgtaatttttaactattatccAAATGCATTTGCAACTGCAGAACCCCAGTTGCTGAGATGCCATCTGTGTCATTCAAGCAAGTTTATGGCCAGCGTGCAAAACTGCCTTGTTCTGTTATCATTGATGGTGAGTCTCGCAATTTGCTTGGGTGTATGCTTACTTTTTATTGTCATATTTAATGTGGTTAGTTAGTTggtgttcttctttttcttcttgtccAGGTGGTTCTGGCTATTGCAAATATGGTTGGAGCACACTCCCTTGTCCATCATGGCGGTCGGCAACCTTTCTGGTAAGCCTATCTTGGTTTGAAAAAACAAATGATTGCAAGGTTCAACATTGCTGCTTACATGATATTTAAAAGGTTAATATATGTTTGGGAATTTGATATGCAGGAATTTGGTAATGTGGAAACGCCAATATACACCAGACTCAGACACTTTTTTTGGACTATTTATAGCAGGTGCAAGTCATTCTTGGTGCAATAATTCACTGCTGATAAATGAGTAATTTATTATGCTTCGGTGATGATTAGTATGCTGCTGATAGAAATATTGCTACTTATGTCTAATCTGTATAATATATTTGTTGCTTTCTCGCAGGATGAAGGCGAAACCAAGTTCTCAACCAGTTGTTGTTTCTATACCAATATGCCACTATGATGGTCAGTTacattttatgattttcttcCATTGTTTTGGAATgtgaaagaaaaatgaaaaatgggCTGCAAACATGATATACTATTTTTTATGCTTTTATATTCAAAAGCTGTTATGAGTTGCAATCTATCCAGGTCAATATTGTagataaagaagaagcttatacAACACACTTTTTTATATGTCATCACCCAAGTGAAATATTTGTTATATATGTTTCTCATTGCAGATACTGAATCAGCCAAAGCCTCAAGGCGGCAGCTTAAGGAAGCAATCTATACTGCCCTGTTTGACATGAATGTTCCTGCTGTTTGTGCTCTAAATCAGGTAACTTTTGATAGtactaaaataaagaataaaaaaaaaatgaaaagaactGCAATCCGGTTCCATTTTACGATTAATgtttttaattgtatatttcgCTTTTGCAAATGTAGGCAGTTCTAGCTCTTTTTGCTGCCAAACAAACTTCTGGAATAGTTGTGAATATAGGTTTTCAAGTCACATCTGTTGTTCCAAGTATGTTCTGTAACTTCTTTCCCCATATCTCTCTCTCTAAATTTCTAGTTTATGCATAACAATGAATTTCTTGCATGAAGTACCTTTGAAATCTGCTGCCTTAGTGGCTTTAAGAGGTAATCAATTCTTAATAATCACCTCTTGCATCGTGATGCATAAAGTTTTTGTCCGAAGCATATCTAAATGGTTTGTTTTACAGTTTTAAATGGCAAAGTGATGCGAAAAGTGGGTGTGGAGGTTGTGGGGTTGGGAGCCCTAAAGCTCACTGGATTCCTTAGAGAACAAATGCAACAGAATAACATGAGTTTTGAATCAATGTACACTGTTCGAATGCTGAAAGAGGTACTAAACTATTAATACcattcctttttgtttttgcttGAATTTTAGAAGAGCAATGTAATGTATTCCTATATATGATTCCATAAGACCAAGGTTAAATTAACAATTCAGGTGGAGTTGAGTTTTGTTTATGAATAATTAAATGCACGGAACAGGAATAGGATTGCTGATTTCTTTTGTgactttcattattctttcccCCGTTCATATGATTTTTCTCTGCAGTGTGGTGAGAGGGACTACTTCTACATTGAAATAATCTCAGTGTTATTGTCTGATATTTTGTTGGTTGCATGGTAACAGAAGCTATGCTATGTTGCTATTGATTATGAAGCAGAGCTATCTAAAGATACACAAGCATCATTTGAAGCTGCAGGAGAAGGATGGTTTATACTTAAAAAAGAGCGCTTTCAAACCGGAGAGATCTTATTCCAGCCACGTCTTGCCGGAGTGTAAGTTTTTGTATTTCTTACAATACCGTTTCAACAGTTTCATTATAGGAAAAATGCATCTCAATCAtctaaaataaaacttaaattgcaatttattttttcttcgtttttttgGTGCTTTGAATGAACTTGGGTTTTGTTACCTAAGCTTATAGTTGAGCCATTTGTTAGTgccaatattttttaattttagtagaTATGTCAACAAATATcaacaaagaaaaagagcaCCATAAGCATCCCTCTGACTCTCTTTAATGTATAGTTCGAACGGCCGCATGCAAAGAGTGTAATCTAGGTAGCCTAATTGATAATTGTATCAGTGGCTGATTCCATAACTTGAATCGATGACCTTGAAGTCAAATAGAGACAACTCAATCATTGCTTCAAAGTCTCGAAAAAATGAATAGGATTTTGTTAAGCTTCTAATTTGATCCTTCATCTTTCTATCCAAAAAAGATTGATTCATCATGATGTTTTCTGAAAAGGATGAGGACATTTTGTTGGACAAATATGGGATTCAGTTTAAAATTCAAATGAAAATCTTCATCTACATTTATCTATGGACAAATATTTCATTCAACATCTAGAGAGTTCTTGGTCACTATCTTATTTATTTCTTCAAGATTTTTGCTCAATTGTAGCTTAAGCACATTTCGCACTTGTTTTACAGACGAGCAATGGGTTTGCACCAGGCCGTCGCTCTGTGCATCGACCATTGCCATTCTGCAGAATTAACCGCGGACACAAATTGGTTTAAGACCGTAGTCTTATGTGGGGGCAGTGCATGTTTACCAGGTTTGGCAGGTAAATATCCCTTTCATTGTTGCATTCTATCTTTTAAATCCTTATAACAGAGCTGAAAAATGAAATTGAACTAAAAACGTACTGAGAACACATGGTGATGAGATACTAGCAACAAGTTCTAATAATGCTACTTCTGTGATCACTCTGGTTCAGAAAGATTAGAGAAAGAACTTCATGCCTTGGTTGATCCCAACCTGTCAGACAGAATCACAGTCATACCTCCTCCATATGGCGCGGATACGGCATGGTTTGGAGCAAAGATGATTGGCAATGTGAGCTATTCACTAACATTGACAAACTTTTGTGTTTATCAATCCAATATATTTCATGTTGAATGTTTTATAAAGActtaattgtatttttataatgttttgcttttttctttttttattactaTACTCATGTTTAATTTTCATTATTATCTTGATTACTCAATAATAGTAACTCTAATTTCTAACTGTTTATGGATTATGTACAGTTAAGTACCTTTCCTGGTCCATGGTGTATAACAAAGAAGCAGTTCCGTCAAAAGCATAAAACTAATCGGATATGGTGATTACTTGCATCTCAAGTTACTATTTTTCTCAATTATGTTGGCAATATGCACCAGCAACTGTATGATTCCCATCATGTAAATTTCTATGGGAAGGCATTAAATTCAAACATGTATATTAGTTTGTAATTTTCGTTAAGCATTACATGTATGTattatttgaaaagaaaaatatctaGTTAACATATTGAATTATCTTACAATTTTcagttatatttttatataaaaaaatatcttcatATGAATAATTACTTGTTTAAAATGATATCTTTATTGATAAgatcaatataataaaaagattaaaatgCACCAAAGAGAATTGTTCTTTGGTACTCGAAATATtattgttacggtgggtaaccggagattaataagatggatggctttggttggcccaatcgtccgCGGATGATGGCTTCCGAGCTAGTTTGCACGttggagcctccttccgacttgtgttcgcgagtgaatggggggtggtacctgcaaagacactccgatgcctaagttagcaagggtgtgatacctgaggggtgtcagtgtatttatagtggtgagccaataaccaccgttggagtagtgccatatttttagggtgttaaccgtcccattatcttagggaggttaagatatggctcgataaagtagttagagagattttagggacagttattcatttgaatgagtgcttatctgccaaCTATTCTCCGTCCCGACTTCTTGGGAGTAAGTCGGGTTTAACACCGACTTCTTAGTGTGAAGGTTGGTGCTTAGTAGGGCTCAATCCTCTGGATTAggccttttatttggaccttgggcctttattattgggccagggtatgaacagtgcccctacttgag
Above is a genomic segment from Arachis stenosperma cultivar V10309 chromosome 1, arast.V10309.gnm1.PFL2, whole genome shotgun sequence containing:
- the LOC130949839 gene encoding actin-related protein 8-like, whose protein sequence is MIFRKLQVASPHSFDSETQTMMATLFRKLCVCSETASYNNHRPSSEAAASSGSLLESLPSEIVMQIVRLLGPKQAAQLSVVNRKWRSLISDNELWAHFLEVHNPQPWDSVLFSETFLASAYPLLPLPTPVAEMPSVSFKQVYGQRAKLPCSVIIDGGSGYCKYGWSTLPCPSWRSATFLEFGNVETPIYTRLRHFFWTIYSRMKAKPSSQPVVVSIPICHYDDTESAKASRRQLKEAIYTALFDMNVPAVCALNQAVLALFAAKQTSGIVVNIGFQVTSVVPILNGKVMRKVGVEVVGLGALKLTGFLREQMQQNNMSFESMYTVRMLKEKLCYVAIDYEAELSKDTQASFEAAGEGWFILKKERFQTGEILFQPRLAGVRAMGLHQAVALCIDHCHSAELTADTNWFKTVVLCGGSACLPGLAERLEKELHALVDPNLSDRITVIPPPYGADTAWFGAKMIGNLSTFPGPWCITKKQFRQKHKTNRIW